A portion of the Streptomyces rishiriensis genome contains these proteins:
- a CDS encoding replication-relaxation family protein, producing the protein MTRADVDAGAGDRLELAVLVQYRMATTEQMHQIIAPQVRIEQTRRRLAKLRAEGLVDRITLPQAGRRRVWFATAYGVQVAAEWPELRGRRPPRLVSDPVAARQGERSRGAAGTPPSTPRRTRLALPRRPRRPASQQPPPGTSPEATGPDTRQNSQDERTHGAKHRNPGSAAAPTALWSTPCMPNSSRPRRGSG; encoded by the coding sequence ATGACGAGAGCGGATGTGGATGCCGGTGCCGGGGACCGGCTGGAGTTGGCGGTGCTGGTGCAGTACCGGATGGCCACCACCGAGCAGATGCACCAGATCATCGCCCCGCAGGTGCGGATCGAGCAGACCAGACGGCGGCTGGCCAAACTCCGCGCCGAGGGCCTGGTCGACCGGATCACCCTGCCGCAGGCAGGACGCCGCCGGGTGTGGTTCGCCACCGCGTACGGGGTGCAGGTCGCTGCGGAGTGGCCGGAGCTGCGGGGCCGGCGGCCGCCGCGGCTGGTGTCGGATCCGGTCGCCGCCCGGCAGGGCGAGCGCTCGCGCGGCGCCGCGGGCACACCACCATCGACACCTCGGCGGACTCGCCTGGCTCTTCCCCGGCGCCCTCGCAGGCCAGCCTCTCAGCAACCACCGCCTGGAACCAGTCCGGAGGCAACTGGTCCCGATACGCGGCAGAACTCCCAGGACGAACGCACCCACGGGGCTAAGCACCGAAATCCAGGCTCGGCCGCTGCCCCAACAGCCCTATGGTCCACTCCATGCATGCCGAACAGCTCAAGGCCTCGTCGCGGAAGTGGATGA